The window GGGCCACGGCACAGACGGCTTCGTCCGAGTCACCGACCTCCTGAGCCGACACGCTCGCTGATCCATCGCTCCAGCACGACAAAGTCCGCGTCGGTCAGCCCCGCCCGGTGATCGACGCGGTGGAGCAGCGCGGGCGCGGGGTAATGCTCGGCGGCCCAGGCCCGGTCGGCCTCCCCGATCTCGTCGTCGACCCAGACGAAGGGCCGCCCGTCCGCCCATTCCATCAGCGGCCGGGTCTTCCAGTGCAGGACGGGCGGATGGCCTTCGTCGTCCGGCCAGCCCACCAGTGGCAACGGGGGCAGTCCGAGCCAGGGCGCGATACAGGTGTTCGCGTCCTCCATCCAGGTCGTGGCCCACACGAGCACACAGCCGAGGCCCGCGAGACGCGGCCCGAGCTCCGGGTCGACGCGGGTGAGGAGGGGGTGCGCGAGGGGAGTCCCCGGGAGCGGCGGGTCGTACTCCGGATACGGCCCCGGGCCCCCGAAGGGGATCAACGTCCCGTCGACATCAAGGAAGAGAAGCATCACCACCCAGCATCCCTCAGAACGGCAACCCCCTCGCATGCACCACCTCAAGCCGTGACACCGCCCGCGTCAGTGCCACATACAGCCGGTGCAGGCCCCGTTGCTCCGACTCCGCGATCGTCCTCGGCTCGACGACGACCACATGGTCGTACTCGAGGCCCTTGACCGCGCTCGCCGCGATCACCGTCACGCGCGGGGTCGACAGCCCGGCGTCCGTGAGGGACTCGCGGAGCGCGGTTACGTCGGAATCGGCGGCGATGACTCCGATGGCGCCTTCCCACGCGAGCGCCTCTCGTACGGCTGTCACCACCGCCTCGGGAATCTCGGCCGCCCGTGCCTCGCGCAGGGTCAACTCTCCGTCCCTGCGCAGGGAACGGGCCGCCGGGACGTCCACGTCGAGGTGGGTCAGGAGGCGGTTCGCCAGGTCCGCGACCGCTGCCGGCATACGGAAACCCGTGGTCAGGGGGACCAGGGTCGCGTCCGGCTTGCCCAGGTGGCCGAGAAGGGCGTCCCACGACCGCGCCGCCCAGGGTGTCGTCCCCTGCGCCAGATCACCCAGCACCGTGAGCGAGCCGAAGGGGGCGCGGCGCGCGATGGCACGGCACTCCATGGCGGACAGGTCCTGTGCCTCGTCGACGACGATATGGCCGTAGCTCTCCGGATGCTCGATGAGTCCGGCCAGTTCGTCGAGGAGGACCAGGTCTGCCGGTGACCAGCGGGCCGACTTCCATGACCGCGGCGGCTTCGCCCACAGCAGCGCCTTCTGCTCGTCTGTGTCGAGGAGACCGTCCGCGGCTGACGCCAACACCTCCGGTTCCGTGAGGAGTTCGGCGAGCACCTCCTCCGGCCGCACCCGCGGCCACACCGTGTCGACGTACGGCCCGGCACCCCGCGTCCCCGACATCCGTCGCGCCCAGGCGTTCGGCCGCGGCCCCGCCCGCCGCTCGGCCTGCCGTCGCAAGGCGCCCACGATCCGCGTCCGCACCCGCTCCCGGCCGACGTCGTACGGCAGCTCCTCGGACCGCACCTCCCGTACGATCCGCGCCAGTTCGCCCTCCCCTACCCGCCAGCGGTACGAGCCGTCCGGCACGACCAGCGCACCGGCCCCTTCCTCGGCCACCCGTGCGTACAGCGCCCGGCGCAGCACCTCGGCCATCCGGGCGTCGTGCTTGACCGCGGCCGCCCGCTCCTCGTCGGCGCCCCCGACCGGCCGGCGGGCGATCTCCTCCAGGAGCGTCGACTGACGTACGCCCGTTTCGCCGAGGGCCGGGAGCACCTCGGAGATATAGGCGAGGAAGGTGCGGTTGGGGCCGAGGATCAGCAGGCCGGAGCGCTGGATGCGCTGGGGGTGGGTGTAGAGGAGGTAGGCCGCCCGGTGCAGGCCCACCGCCGTCTTGCCGGTGCCGGGGGCGCCCTGGACGCAGACCGAGACCCCGAGGTCCGCCCGGACCAGGTCGTCCTGCTCGGGCTGGATCGTCGCGGCGATGTCCCGCATCGGCCCGACGCGCGGCCGCTCGATCTCCCGCGTGACGATCTCGCTGACCTGCGACTCACCCCGTACAAGGTGTTCGTCCTCAAGACCGGTGAGGTCGGCCGACGCACCCTGGCTGCCCGGCGCCCACCCGAACCGCCGCCGTACGGCCACGCCCTGCGGATCACGCGCACTCGCCTGGTAGAAGGCCCGGGAGACAGGGGCCCGCCAGTCCACGACCAGCGGAGGCGCGGCCGGATGCTCGGTGATCCGCAAGCGGCCCACGTGATAGCTCTGCCCGGCATGCACTCCGCCGCTGAAGTCCAACCGCCCGAAGAACAACGGCCCTTCAGGCAGCTCCCGCATCGCCTTCGCCTGACTGCGCAGCCGATATCCGAGTACTTCGGCGTCGGCCCCGGATGCGGAGACGTCCTCGCCCACGACGACCTGTTCGTCGGCGCCGGCGACCATCGCGTCGAGGGCGGCACGGCAGCGGTTGTGGTGGGCGCGTTCGGTGCGGAGGAGGTCATGGAGGGCAGGGTCGGGGGCGCTCATTCCATCGAGCGTACGCGAAAAACGTAACCGAGTTAAATTTTTTACCGCGACTCAAACAGAGGGGGCAGCCCCGCCTCCAACCGCCCGAACGCCCGCTCAGCCGCCGCCACCGCATCCCCCCGTACGTCCTCCACCCGCTCCCCACCCGAGATTCGCCGCCAGTTCTCCATCGCGAGGATCCGCTGCACGGCGATGATCTGCCCGGCCGCGAGTCGCGCGTCCAGATCCCCGCCCAGCGCCTCGGCGAGCGCGGCCTCGGACCGTTCCTGATGGCTGTACGCCCGGGCGACCAGCGACGGAGTCCCGTACAGCAGCGAGTGGAAGGCGAGCACCTGCGGATGGTCATTGAGCCCGGTGACGGGATCGCACCGCTCAAGCCCGTCGAGAAAGTGCCGTCGCAGTGCCTCGACCGGCGCCCCCTCCGCCTCCGCGACCACCCGCGCCGCCTCGTCCTCGTGATCGGAGATCCGGTACAGGACGAGGTCCTCCTTGGTCGGGAAGTACCGGAAGAGCGTCGGCTTCGAGATCTCCGCCGCGGCGGCGACCTCCGCGACCGACACCGCGTCGAAGCCCTTCTCCAGGAAGAGCCGGATCGCCACCTCCGTCACGGCCTCGTACATCCGCCGCTTCTTGCGCTCCCGCAGGCCGATCTCGCTCATGGGTCGAGCCTACGCAGACGGGGGCGGGGTCAGGCGAGCGCGCGGCCCGGCTGCGGATGCACGGCGGGGCGGGGCGGCAGGCCCAGTGAGCCCACGGCGGCGGCCAGGGTCATGGCGTACGAGTCCACCGCGCGCCGGACGTTGGGGGCGTCCAGGCTCGCCCCGGTCACCAGGCGGTCGAGGTCGACGTACGCCGAGCGCACGATCTCGATCCACCGGTAGACCCGCCAGTCCCGCTGCCAGTCGACCGTGAACGCCGGGTCGAGCCGCTCCGCCCAGCGCTGGAACATCCGGTCGCGGATCTCCGGCCGGGTCGGGGTGAGGTGCATATGGCGGACCAGGTCGTAGAGCGGATCGCCGACGACCGCCATCTCCCAGTCGATGAGGGTCAGCGCGAGGGCGTCGGTGCGGCGCACCAGGTTCCACGGGTTGAGGTCGCCGTGCAGCAGGGCGGGCCGGCGTTCGCTGACCTGGTGGCGGGCGAGGATCTGGCGCAGGCGCGGGGCGTCGGGCAGGCCGAGCAGCCGGGCGCGCTGCTGGGACCGCTTCGGCAACTCGGCCACCAGCAGGACCAGCTGCTCGCTGAGCCAGGAGTAGAAGCGGCCCTCCCCCGCGGCCGGGTCGACCTCCCGGTACTTCACCCGGGTCAACGCGGCGAGCTGATCGACGAGCCGGTCCGCCTCGTGCGGGAGCAACCCATGCACGGGGTGGCTGGGGGGCCGTCCGACGTCGCGCGGGCCCTCGTAGGTGTGGATGGCGAAAGGTTCCCCCTGATAACTCGTGCCCAGGGCGAGGAACTTCGGCGCCGCGATCCCGGCCCCCGACCGCTCGATGGCCCGCAGCACGGCGTGCTCGCTCAGAAAGCCGCGCTCACGCCGGCAGGCGTTCGCCACCTTGCGCCGTACGACCACCGGAAAGTCCACACCCGGCACCCGGACCACCGAGTTCAGATGCCCGGTGCCCTTGAACACCCGCCCGGCGGGCGCCGCGCCCTCCGCGTACAGGGCCTCGTGCACGGCGGAGCTGGGGAACCGCGGATGTTCCGGAACCCGGCGCTCCGGGTCCCAGCTCCTGATCCGCGCGTGCAGCCGGAGCCCGCCGGTCCTGGCCTCCCGCCAGCGGAAGAGGATCCGCCCGATCTCCGGCTCGCCCGGGATGGTCCCGAGCCCCAGCGGCCGGGCCGCCGTCTGCAGCGCCCGGCGCACCCGCGCCGTAGCCGCGTGCAGGCTCTGCTCGTCGGTCAGGTCCCGCAGGGAGGCCGCGGCCCGCATGACGTCCGGGTAGACGGACTGCGCCCGCTCGAAGTCGAGGTAGTGGTCGAGGTCCTTGCCGAGGCCCTTCACGGCGGCCGGTCGCACCCGCCGCATCGCCTCGGCCCACGCCTCGACGACCTCCTCCCACTGGTGGGCGGGGTAGCGCATGCGCACCAGATGCGTGGCGAGATCGTGCAGCGGATCGCCGTAGCCGGCCAGCTCCCAGTCGGCGCAGAAGAGCGGTGGCTCGGCGGCGAACGGCAGGATCAGGTTCTCGCGGTGCAGATCGGTGTGGAGCAGGGCGTACGGCCGTCTGGCCATCGCCGGGACCCGGTCGGCGAGCCGGAGCATGGCGTCCTCGGGAATACCGAGGGCGGCGAACAGACCGCCGAACTCATGCCAGTTGGGCTGCCGGATCTGCCGGTCCGCG of the Streptomyces sp. NBC_00287 genome contains:
- a CDS encoding HAD domain-containing protein; the encoded protein is MLLFLDVDGTLIPFGGPGPYPEYDPPLPGTPLAHPLLTRVDPELGPRLAGLGCVLVWATTWMEDANTCIAPWLGLPPLPLVGWPDDEGHPPVLHWKTRPLMEWADGRPFVWVDDEIGEADRAWAAEHYPAPALLHRVDHRAGLTDADFVVLERWISERVGSGGR
- a CDS encoding HelD family protein gives rise to the protein MSAPDPALHDLLRTERAHHNRCRAALDAMVAGADEQVVVGEDVSASGADAEVLGYRLRSQAKAMRELPEGPLFFGRLDFSGGVHAGQSYHVGRLRITEHPAAPPLVVDWRAPVSRAFYQASARDPQGVAVRRRFGWAPGSQGASADLTGLEDEHLVRGESQVSEIVTREIERPRVGPMRDIAATIQPEQDDLVRADLGVSVCVQGAPGTGKTAVGLHRAAYLLYTHPQRIQRSGLLILGPNRTFLAYISEVLPALGETGVRQSTLLEEIARRPVGGADEERAAAVKHDARMAEVLRRALYARVAEEGAGALVVPDGSYRWRVGEGELARIVREVRSEELPYDVGRERVRTRIVGALRRQAERRAGPRPNAWARRMSGTRGAGPYVDTVWPRVRPEEVLAELLTEPEVLASAADGLLDTDEQKALLWAKPPRSWKSARWSPADLVLLDELAGLIEHPESYGHIVVDEAQDLSAMECRAIARRAPFGSLTVLGDLAQGTTPWAARSWDALLGHLGKPDATLVPLTTGFRMPAAVADLANRLLTHLDVDVPAARSLRRDGELTLREARAAEIPEAVVTAVREALAWEGAIGVIAADSDVTALRESLTDAGLSTPRVTVIAASAVKGLEYDHVVVVEPRTIAESEQRGLHRLYVALTRAVSRLEVVHARGLPF
- a CDS encoding TetR/AcrR family transcriptional regulator, with protein sequence MSEIGLRERKKRRMYEAVTEVAIRLFLEKGFDAVSVAEVAAAAEISKPTLFRYFPTKEDLVLYRISDHEDEAARVVAEAEGAPVEALRRHFLDGLERCDPVTGLNDHPQVLAFHSLLYGTPSLVARAYSHQERSEAALAEALGGDLDARLAAGQIIAVQRILAMENWRRISGGERVEDVRGDAVAAAERAFGRLEAGLPPLFESR
- a CDS encoding phosphotransferase family protein; this encodes MDARPLPGPFPGERAASAAVQAFVAQAARRGRSSSGHHNRNYVLPLTEDMARRLGREPGTQVTVRMRRPGALPVVIRTWQDETEILAAVGRQLPHVPQCLAKGPDFAIHSYVEGTTLSSVCADGKPLDTLLVKALADVFARMAQVRREALPRLPALWPRNDKDSQGFLRTLAHLADRQIRQPNWHEFGGLFAALGIPEDAMLRLADRVPAMARRPYALLHTDLHRENLILPFAAEPPLFCADWELAGYGDPLHDLATHLVRMRYPAHQWEEVVEAWAEAMRRVRPAAVKGLGKDLDHYLDFERAQSVYPDVMRAAASLRDLTDEQSLHAATARVRRALQTAARPLGLGTIPGEPEIGRILFRWREARTGGLRLHARIRSWDPERRVPEHPRFPSSAVHEALYAEGAAPAGRVFKGTGHLNSVVRVPGVDFPVVVRRKVANACRRERGFLSEHAVLRAIERSGAGIAAPKFLALGTSYQGEPFAIHTYEGPRDVGRPPSHPVHGLLPHEADRLVDQLAALTRVKYREVDPAAGEGRFYSWLSEQLVLLVAELPKRSQQRARLLGLPDAPRLRQILARHQVSERRPALLHGDLNPWNLVRRTDALALTLIDWEMAVVGDPLYDLVRHMHLTPTRPEIRDRMFQRWAERLDPAFTVDWQRDWRVYRWIEIVRSAYVDLDRLVTGASLDAPNVRRAVDSYAMTLAAAVGSLGLPPRPAVHPQPGRALA